The Geothrix oryzae DNA window GCGGAGTTCACCATCCGGCGCGTAGGCGGCCTGGAGCAGCAGCGACCCATCGGCCTGGGGGGTGGCCAGCGCCCCCAGCGGCTGCTGGCAGCCGCCGCCGATGCCGGCCAGCACCTGGCGCTCCAGGGCGACGCAGCGGGCGGTCATGGCGTCATGGATTTCGGCCAGGGCCTCGATCAGATCGGGACGGTCGGCTCGGGCCTCCGCCAGAAGGGCGCCCTGCCCCGGCGCCGAAGGCAGCTCCGCCGCCGTGAGCGGGCGGACCGTCAGCCCCGAGAGGTCCAGACCCAGCCGCTTCAGGCCCGCCGCGGCGAGCATGGTGGCATGCACGGGCTCGTCCCGGAGGATGCCGTCGCGCACGCGCTGGAGGCGCGTCTGGACATTGCCCCGGATCCAGGTGAAGCGGGCCTTGGGGAACAGCTGGCTCAGCACGCGCTCGCGGCGCACGGCGCTGGTGCCGATGACCAGATCCTCCGGGGCGTCCGGCCGCATCACCAGCCAGTCCGAAGGATCCTCGCGATGAGGGATGCAGGCGGACACGATGCCGGCCGGCCGTTCCAGCGACACATCCTTGAGGCTGTGGATGAGCAGGTCCGCGTGGCCGCCGGCCATGGCGTCCTCCAGCTCCTTGGTGAAGAAGCCGCCACCCACCTGCTTGTCGAGGGGCCCCTGCAGCCACTGGTCGCCGGAAGTGGAGAATTTGCGCCACGACACTTCGTAGCCTTTCGATTCGAGGAACCTCACCATGGGCTCGGCCTGGCCGACGGCCAGGGCGGATCCTCGGGTGGCGACCGTGACATGTCTCATGGCTTGACCACCTCTCCATCTGCGTTGGGCTTGGGCTGGGTCTGGATCAGGGCGCGGAACGCCAGGGTGCGGCCCCGGGACAGGATCTCCTTGAGGGCTTCGCGCTGGGCTTCGTCGAGCCCCTGCATGGAATCCTCGAGCGCCTTCACTTCGGCCTCCAGGGCGCCCCAGGCCGAATCCAGGCGCTCCTGGGCCGAGGCCAGATGGCGCTTGTGGGCCCGCCCGTGGGCCCGGTGCCGCAGGCGCCCTGCGGCCCCCACGAGGAAGGACTCGGCCTTGAGGGCGGCTTCCGCCCGCTGGGCCCGCGCCGTGGTGGTCTGCGCGAGGAAGGCCGTGAGATCCACCCGGTGGACCCAGGGCAGCTGCTCCAGGCCCGGTTCCGAGTCCGGCGGCAGCGCCAGGTCGAGGATGCGGAGGATCGGGCGCTTGAGGGTCTGCCAGGCATCCAGGGTGAAGATCGGTTCGGGGGCGGCCGTGGCGCTGACGATGGCGTCGAAGCCCAGCGGATCCCGCTGGAGCTGGGCCAGCTCCACGACGGGCAGCCCAAGGGGCTCCGCCAGTTCGTGGGCCTTGCTCCGGGTCCGGTTGGCCACGACGACCTTGAATCCCCGTTCCGGCAGGCGCTGGGCGAGGTACTGCGTCATGGGGCCCACGCCGACCAGGGCGACGGAGGCCCCCTCAGGGAGGCCTTCGCAGAGATGCTTCAGGGCCACGGTGGCGACGCTGACATTGCCGTCCGCCAGGCCGAGGCGGGACCGAAGGCGCTGGCCCTCGCGGATCACATCCTCGAACACGGCATGGGCCTCTTCGCCGGCCACGCCCACTTGGCGCGCCTGCTCGAGGGAATCCTTCATCTGGCCGGGGATTTCACGGTCGCCGAGGTTGGCGGATTCCAACCCAGCCGACATCGCCAGCAGGTGGACCCACGCCTCTTCACCCTCGTAGCGCCGCACGCCGGGTCCAGGGTCCAGAGCCGCGGGATTTCCGCCCCAGACCAGCCACAGCACCCGCTGGCAGGTGGCCAGGTAGACCAGCTCGCGGGCGCCGGTCTGCTTCTGCCATTCCCGGAGCCGGGCCGGCACGCCGTCCCGGACCACATGCTGCGCCACCACGTCCAGATCGTGGATGGGGGCGTGAAAGCTGATCAGCACGGGTTCCATATCGGACCCCATGATCAGTTCAGGCGAACGGGGCTCCGTCATCGCTTCGTCACACCTTTTCAAAAGTGGCCGTCATCACAACGGACGCGCCAGGAGCGCGTCCACCGCGGTCCAGTCCCATTCGCCGAGGGTAGCCACGGACCCCTCGCGGAGCGACTGCTGCGTCAGCCAGGCGTCATAGA harbors:
- the hemC gene encoding hydroxymethylbilane synthase; its protein translation is MRHVTVATRGSALAVGQAEPMVRFLESKGYEVSWRKFSTSGDQWLQGPLDKQVGGGFFTKELEDAMAGGHADLLIHSLKDVSLERPAGIVSACIPHREDPSDWLVMRPDAPEDLVIGTSAVRRERVLSQLFPKARFTWIRGNVQTRLQRVRDGILRDEPVHATMLAAAGLKRLGLDLSGLTVRPLTAAELPSAPGQGALLAEARADRPDLIEALAEIHDAMTARCVALERQVLAGIGGGCQQPLGALATPQADGSLLLQAAYAPDGELRRAEARGTDDRDLLARVLKGIGLS
- a CDS encoding NAD(P)-binding domain-containing protein; this translates as MEPVLISFHAPIHDLDVVAQHVVRDGVPARLREWQKQTGARELVYLATCQRVLWLVWGGNPAALDPGPGVRRYEGEEAWVHLLAMSAGLESANLGDREIPGQMKDSLEQARQVGVAGEEAHAVFEDVIREGQRLRSRLGLADGNVSVATVALKHLCEGLPEGASVALVGVGPMTQYLAQRLPERGFKVVVANRTRSKAHELAEPLGLPVVELAQLQRDPLGFDAIVSATAAPEPIFTLDAWQTLKRPILRILDLALPPDSEPGLEQLPWVHRVDLTAFLAQTTTARAQRAEAALKAESFLVGAAGRLRHRAHGRAHKRHLASAQERLDSAWGALEAEVKALEDSMQGLDEAQREALKEILSRGRTLAFRALIQTQPKPNADGEVVKP